One window of the Pristis pectinata isolate sPriPec2 chromosome 13, sPriPec2.1.pri, whole genome shotgun sequence genome contains the following:
- the LOC127577304 gene encoding zinc finger protein 319-like isoform X2: MQKPRLDRPTHLAQRGIIRSPGSRPLFRLGKHFSNVSPFNMTECWEEHPAAPPLVENCIPQSNERALEFAIVFPADAALQQHQPLSAECSQKCNMCGQTITQLSELQQHPCFVNMNRFFQCAQCQKTFSQSTDLLQHQCGQVEEKPFICHVCKMGFSQLLALVQHQNVHNENNPFKCTICGENFQQSSELFLHQRAHIEDQPFECTVCKKKFKDSSELVAHQQFHAPEKPFKCSVCQKGFKKSSQLVRHQYIHGEKPFKCSACEKAFRHASELQRHQRVHTGERPFKCTQCDKTFSQSSHLAHHQRIHSGERPYDCSVCHKSFKHRSHLVRHMCVHAGEDMFKCVICHVGFKQPGELLQHQCTTDSERPYKCSQCPKTFKRASYLQHHQRVHSGERPFKCTTCQMSFKQLYALVRHQRTHTGDKPYKCTVCDKGFSESSHLLYHQHIHTGESLFQCTGCQKGFKDSSELLRHRCARVEGKPFKCTVCQKAYKRVSALQLHEATHVEERPFKCNACERRFACSSELVEHPCRPAKEKPLKCSDCEKRFKYSSDVERHRRVHTGDKPFKCITCDKGFKQKEHLIKHQNVHARENQCKCTWCGERFTELSYLQEHCLQHTAENSFEGSACGQ; this comes from the exons ATGCAGAAGCCACG ATTGGACAGACCAACGCATCTTGCCCAGCGTGGAATCATCAGAAGTCCAGGATCAAGACCTTTGTTTCGTCTGGGGAAACATTTTTCCAATGTGAGCCCATTCAACATGACTGAGTGTTGGGAGGAGCACCCAGCTGCCCCACCCCTGGTGGAGAACTGCATTCCCCAGAGTAATGAGCGAGCCCTCGAGTTTGCGATTGTGTTCCCAGCCGACGCAGCCCTGCAGCAACATCAGCCCTTGTCAGCTGAGTGCTCCCAAAAATGCAACATGTGCGGCCAGACCATCACACAGCTCTCCGAGCTTCAGCAGCACCCGTGCTTCGTTAACATGAATCGCTTCTTCCAGTGCGCCCAGTGCCAGAAGACATTCAGCCAGTCCACCGACCTCTTGCAGCACCAGTGCGGGCAAGTGGAGGAGAAGCCCTTCATCTGCCATGTCTGCAAAATGGGCTTCTCCCAGCTGCTGGCACTGGTCCAGCACCAGAACGTACACAACGAGAACAACCCCTTCAAGTGCACCATCTGCGGCGAGAACTTCCAGCAGTCCTCGGAGCTCTTCCTGCACCAGAGGGCTCACATTGAAGACCAACCCTTTGAGTGCACggtctgcaagaagaaattcaagGACTCTTCAGAGCTGGTCGCTCATCAGCAGTTCCATGCACCCGAGAAGCCCTTCAAGTGTAGCGTTTGCCAGAAAGGCTTCAAGAAGTCCTCGCAGCTGGTGCGCCACCAGTACATCCACGGTGAGAAACCCTTCAAGTGCTCTGCCTGCGAGAAGGCCTTCCGGCACGCCTCGGAACTGCAGAGGCATCAGCGGGTGCACACTGGAGAGCGGCCCTTCAAGTGCACCCAGTGCGACAAGACCTTCAGCCAGTCTTCGCACCTGGCCCACCACCAGCGCATCCACTCGGGCGAGCGGCCCTATGACTGCAGCGTCTGCCACAAGAGCTTCAAGCATCGCTCGCACCTCGTGCGACACATGTGCGTGCACGCCGGCGAGGACATGTTCAAGTGTGTCATCTGCCACGTGGGCTTCAAGCAGCCGGGGGAGCTCTTGCAGCACCAGTGCACGACGGACAGCGAGCGTCCCTACAAGTGCAGCCAGTGCCCCAAGACCTTTAAGCGCGCATCCTACCTCCAGCACCACCAGCGTGTTCACTCGGGGGAGAGGCCTTTCAAGTGCACAACGTGCCAGATGAGCTTCAAGCAGCTGTATGCACTGGTCCGGCATCAACGCACCCATACGGGAGACAAACCCTACAAATGCACTGTGTGCGACAAGGGCTTCAGCGAATCCTCGCACCTCCTCTACCACCAGCACATTCACACTGGAGAGAGCCTCTTCCAGTGCACAGGATGCCAGAAGGGCTTCAAAGACTCCTCGGAGCTCTTGCGACATCGGTGTGCCCGTGTGGAGGGCAAGCCCTTCAAGTGCACTGTGTGTCAGAAGGCCTACAAGCGAGTCTCTGCCCTGCAGCTTCATGAGGCGACCCATGTCGAGGAGCGACCATTCAAGTGCAACGCCTGTGAGCGGCGCTTTGCATGCTCCTCCGAACTGGTAGAGCACCCGTGCCGTCCCGCTAAGGAGAAGCCCCTCAAGTGTAGCGACTGTGAGAAGCGGTTCAAGTACTCGTCAGACGTGGAGCGGCATCGGCGTGTGCACACCGGGGACAAACCTTTCAAGTGCATCACTTGTGACAAGGGCTTTAAGCAGAAGGAGCACCTGATAAAGCACCAGAATGTCCACGCCAGAGAGAATCAGTGTAAGTGCACATGGTGCGGGGAGAGGTTTACAGAGCTGAGCTATCTACAGGAGCACTGCCTTCAACACACAGCGGAAAACTCCTTTGAAGGTTCTGCTTGTGGacagtga
- the LOC127577304 gene encoding zinc finger protein 319-like isoform X1, producing the protein MKAVAHLLLSRLDRPTHLAQRGIIRSPGSRPLFRLGKHFSNVSPFNMTECWEEHPAAPPLVENCIPQSNERALEFAIVFPADAALQQHQPLSAECSQKCNMCGQTITQLSELQQHPCFVNMNRFFQCAQCQKTFSQSTDLLQHQCGQVEEKPFICHVCKMGFSQLLALVQHQNVHNENNPFKCTICGENFQQSSELFLHQRAHIEDQPFECTVCKKKFKDSSELVAHQQFHAPEKPFKCSVCQKGFKKSSQLVRHQYIHGEKPFKCSACEKAFRHASELQRHQRVHTGERPFKCTQCDKTFSQSSHLAHHQRIHSGERPYDCSVCHKSFKHRSHLVRHMCVHAGEDMFKCVICHVGFKQPGELLQHQCTTDSERPYKCSQCPKTFKRASYLQHHQRVHSGERPFKCTTCQMSFKQLYALVRHQRTHTGDKPYKCTVCDKGFSESSHLLYHQHIHTGESLFQCTGCQKGFKDSSELLRHRCARVEGKPFKCTVCQKAYKRVSALQLHEATHVEERPFKCNACERRFACSSELVEHPCRPAKEKPLKCSDCEKRFKYSSDVERHRRVHTGDKPFKCITCDKGFKQKEHLIKHQNVHARENQCKCTWCGERFTELSYLQEHCLQHTAENSFEGSACGQ; encoded by the exons ATGAAGGCAGTTGCCCACTTGTTGCTTAGCAG ATTGGACAGACCAACGCATCTTGCCCAGCGTGGAATCATCAGAAGTCCAGGATCAAGACCTTTGTTTCGTCTGGGGAAACATTTTTCCAATGTGAGCCCATTCAACATGACTGAGTGTTGGGAGGAGCACCCAGCTGCCCCACCCCTGGTGGAGAACTGCATTCCCCAGAGTAATGAGCGAGCCCTCGAGTTTGCGATTGTGTTCCCAGCCGACGCAGCCCTGCAGCAACATCAGCCCTTGTCAGCTGAGTGCTCCCAAAAATGCAACATGTGCGGCCAGACCATCACACAGCTCTCCGAGCTTCAGCAGCACCCGTGCTTCGTTAACATGAATCGCTTCTTCCAGTGCGCCCAGTGCCAGAAGACATTCAGCCAGTCCACCGACCTCTTGCAGCACCAGTGCGGGCAAGTGGAGGAGAAGCCCTTCATCTGCCATGTCTGCAAAATGGGCTTCTCCCAGCTGCTGGCACTGGTCCAGCACCAGAACGTACACAACGAGAACAACCCCTTCAAGTGCACCATCTGCGGCGAGAACTTCCAGCAGTCCTCGGAGCTCTTCCTGCACCAGAGGGCTCACATTGAAGACCAACCCTTTGAGTGCACggtctgcaagaagaaattcaagGACTCTTCAGAGCTGGTCGCTCATCAGCAGTTCCATGCACCCGAGAAGCCCTTCAAGTGTAGCGTTTGCCAGAAAGGCTTCAAGAAGTCCTCGCAGCTGGTGCGCCACCAGTACATCCACGGTGAGAAACCCTTCAAGTGCTCTGCCTGCGAGAAGGCCTTCCGGCACGCCTCGGAACTGCAGAGGCATCAGCGGGTGCACACTGGAGAGCGGCCCTTCAAGTGCACCCAGTGCGACAAGACCTTCAGCCAGTCTTCGCACCTGGCCCACCACCAGCGCATCCACTCGGGCGAGCGGCCCTATGACTGCAGCGTCTGCCACAAGAGCTTCAAGCATCGCTCGCACCTCGTGCGACACATGTGCGTGCACGCCGGCGAGGACATGTTCAAGTGTGTCATCTGCCACGTGGGCTTCAAGCAGCCGGGGGAGCTCTTGCAGCACCAGTGCACGACGGACAGCGAGCGTCCCTACAAGTGCAGCCAGTGCCCCAAGACCTTTAAGCGCGCATCCTACCTCCAGCACCACCAGCGTGTTCACTCGGGGGAGAGGCCTTTCAAGTGCACAACGTGCCAGATGAGCTTCAAGCAGCTGTATGCACTGGTCCGGCATCAACGCACCCATACGGGAGACAAACCCTACAAATGCACTGTGTGCGACAAGGGCTTCAGCGAATCCTCGCACCTCCTCTACCACCAGCACATTCACACTGGAGAGAGCCTCTTCCAGTGCACAGGATGCCAGAAGGGCTTCAAAGACTCCTCGGAGCTCTTGCGACATCGGTGTGCCCGTGTGGAGGGCAAGCCCTTCAAGTGCACTGTGTGTCAGAAGGCCTACAAGCGAGTCTCTGCCCTGCAGCTTCATGAGGCGACCCATGTCGAGGAGCGACCATTCAAGTGCAACGCCTGTGAGCGGCGCTTTGCATGCTCCTCCGAACTGGTAGAGCACCCGTGCCGTCCCGCTAAGGAGAAGCCCCTCAAGTGTAGCGACTGTGAGAAGCGGTTCAAGTACTCGTCAGACGTGGAGCGGCATCGGCGTGTGCACACCGGGGACAAACCTTTCAAGTGCATCACTTGTGACAAGGGCTTTAAGCAGAAGGAGCACCTGATAAAGCACCAGAATGTCCACGCCAGAGAGAATCAGTGTAAGTGCACATGGTGCGGGGAGAGGTTTACAGAGCTGAGCTATCTACAGGAGCACTGCCTTCAACACACAGCGGAAAACTCCTTTGAAGGTTCTGCTTGTGGacagtga
- the LOC127577304 gene encoding zinc finger protein 319-like isoform X3 — MKAVAHLLLSRLDRPTHLAQRGIIRSPGSRPLFRLGKHFSNVSPFNMTECWEEHPAAPPLVENCIPQSNERALEFAIVFPADAALQQHQPLSAECSQKCNMCGQTITQLSELQQHPCFVNMNRFFQCAQCQKTFSQSTDLLQHQCGQVEEKPFICHVCKMGFSQLLALVQHQNVHNENNPFKCTICGENFQQSSELFLHQRAHIEDQPFECTVCKKKFKDSSELVAHQQFHAPEKPFKCSVCQKGFKKSSQLVRHQYIHGEKPFKCSACEKAFRHASELQRHQRVHTGERPFKCTQCDKTFSQSSHLAHHQRIHSGERPYDCSVCHKSFKHRSHLVRHMCVHAGEDMFKCVICHVGFKQPGELLQHQCTTDSERPYKCSQCPKTFKRASYLQHHQRVHSGERPFKCTTCQMSFKQLYALVRHQRTHTGDKPYKCTVCDKGFSESSHLLYHQHIHTGESLFQCTGCQKGFKDSSELLRHRCARVEGKPFKCTVCQKAYKRVSALQLHEATHVEERPFKCNACERRFACSSELVEHPCRPAKEKPLKCSDCEKRFKYSSDVERHRRVHTGDKPFKCITCDKGFKQKEHLIKHQNVHARENQYLLLYMKSVKSPERGKNLTN; from the exons ATGAAGGCAGTTGCCCACTTGTTGCTTAGCAG ATTGGACAGACCAACGCATCTTGCCCAGCGTGGAATCATCAGAAGTCCAGGATCAAGACCTTTGTTTCGTCTGGGGAAACATTTTTCCAATGTGAGCCCATTCAACATGACTGAGTGTTGGGAGGAGCACCCAGCTGCCCCACCCCTGGTGGAGAACTGCATTCCCCAGAGTAATGAGCGAGCCCTCGAGTTTGCGATTGTGTTCCCAGCCGACGCAGCCCTGCAGCAACATCAGCCCTTGTCAGCTGAGTGCTCCCAAAAATGCAACATGTGCGGCCAGACCATCACACAGCTCTCCGAGCTTCAGCAGCACCCGTGCTTCGTTAACATGAATCGCTTCTTCCAGTGCGCCCAGTGCCAGAAGACATTCAGCCAGTCCACCGACCTCTTGCAGCACCAGTGCGGGCAAGTGGAGGAGAAGCCCTTCATCTGCCATGTCTGCAAAATGGGCTTCTCCCAGCTGCTGGCACTGGTCCAGCACCAGAACGTACACAACGAGAACAACCCCTTCAAGTGCACCATCTGCGGCGAGAACTTCCAGCAGTCCTCGGAGCTCTTCCTGCACCAGAGGGCTCACATTGAAGACCAACCCTTTGAGTGCACggtctgcaagaagaaattcaagGACTCTTCAGAGCTGGTCGCTCATCAGCAGTTCCATGCACCCGAGAAGCCCTTCAAGTGTAGCGTTTGCCAGAAAGGCTTCAAGAAGTCCTCGCAGCTGGTGCGCCACCAGTACATCCACGGTGAGAAACCCTTCAAGTGCTCTGCCTGCGAGAAGGCCTTCCGGCACGCCTCGGAACTGCAGAGGCATCAGCGGGTGCACACTGGAGAGCGGCCCTTCAAGTGCACCCAGTGCGACAAGACCTTCAGCCAGTCTTCGCACCTGGCCCACCACCAGCGCATCCACTCGGGCGAGCGGCCCTATGACTGCAGCGTCTGCCACAAGAGCTTCAAGCATCGCTCGCACCTCGTGCGACACATGTGCGTGCACGCCGGCGAGGACATGTTCAAGTGTGTCATCTGCCACGTGGGCTTCAAGCAGCCGGGGGAGCTCTTGCAGCACCAGTGCACGACGGACAGCGAGCGTCCCTACAAGTGCAGCCAGTGCCCCAAGACCTTTAAGCGCGCATCCTACCTCCAGCACCACCAGCGTGTTCACTCGGGGGAGAGGCCTTTCAAGTGCACAACGTGCCAGATGAGCTTCAAGCAGCTGTATGCACTGGTCCGGCATCAACGCACCCATACGGGAGACAAACCCTACAAATGCACTGTGTGCGACAAGGGCTTCAGCGAATCCTCGCACCTCCTCTACCACCAGCACATTCACACTGGAGAGAGCCTCTTCCAGTGCACAGGATGCCAGAAGGGCTTCAAAGACTCCTCGGAGCTCTTGCGACATCGGTGTGCCCGTGTGGAGGGCAAGCCCTTCAAGTGCACTGTGTGTCAGAAGGCCTACAAGCGAGTCTCTGCCCTGCAGCTTCATGAGGCGACCCATGTCGAGGAGCGACCATTCAAGTGCAACGCCTGTGAGCGGCGCTTTGCATGCTCCTCCGAACTGGTAGAGCACCCGTGCCGTCCCGCTAAGGAGAAGCCCCTCAAGTGTAGCGACTGTGAGAAGCGGTTCAAGTACTCGTCAGACGTGGAGCGGCATCGGCGTGTGCACACCGGGGACAAACCTTTCAAGTGCATCACTTGTGACAAGGGCTTTAAGCAGAAGGAGCACCTGATAAAGCACCAGAATGTCCACGCCAGAGAGAATCAGT ATCTCCTTTTGTACATGAAGTCTGTGAAGTCACCTGAACGGGGAAAGAATCTtaccaattaa
- the LOC127577304 gene encoding zinc finger protein 319-like isoform X4: MKAVAHLLLSRLDRPTHLAQRGIIRSPGSRPLFRLGKHFSNVSPFNMTECWEEHPAAPPLVENCIPQSNERALEFAIVFPADAALQQHQPLSAECSQKCNMCGQTITQLSELQQHPCFVNMNRFFQCAQCQKTFSQSTDLLQHQCGQVEEKPFICHVCKMGFSQLLALVQHQNVHNENNPFKCTICGENFQQSSELFLHQRAHIEDQPFECTVCKKKFKDSSELVAHQQFHAPEKPFKCSVCQKGFKKSSQLVRHQYIHGEKPFKCSACEKAFRHASELQRHQRVHTGERPFKCTQCDKTFSQSSHLAHHQRIHSGERPYDCSVCHKSFKHRSHLVRHMCVHAGEDMFKCVICHVGFKQPGELLQHQCTTDSERPYKCSQCPKTFKRASYLQHHQRVHSGERPFKCTTCQMSFKQLYALVRHQRTHTGDKPYKCTVCDKGFSESSHLLYHQHIHTGESLFQCTGCQKGFKDSSELLRHRCARVEGKPFKCTVCQKAYKRVSALQLHEATHVEERPFKCNACERRFACSSELVEHPCRPAKEKPLKCSDCEKRFKYSSDVERHRRVHTGDKPFKCITCDKGFKQKEHLIKHQNVHARENQF; the protein is encoded by the exons ATGAAGGCAGTTGCCCACTTGTTGCTTAGCAG ATTGGACAGACCAACGCATCTTGCCCAGCGTGGAATCATCAGAAGTCCAGGATCAAGACCTTTGTTTCGTCTGGGGAAACATTTTTCCAATGTGAGCCCATTCAACATGACTGAGTGTTGGGAGGAGCACCCAGCTGCCCCACCCCTGGTGGAGAACTGCATTCCCCAGAGTAATGAGCGAGCCCTCGAGTTTGCGATTGTGTTCCCAGCCGACGCAGCCCTGCAGCAACATCAGCCCTTGTCAGCTGAGTGCTCCCAAAAATGCAACATGTGCGGCCAGACCATCACACAGCTCTCCGAGCTTCAGCAGCACCCGTGCTTCGTTAACATGAATCGCTTCTTCCAGTGCGCCCAGTGCCAGAAGACATTCAGCCAGTCCACCGACCTCTTGCAGCACCAGTGCGGGCAAGTGGAGGAGAAGCCCTTCATCTGCCATGTCTGCAAAATGGGCTTCTCCCAGCTGCTGGCACTGGTCCAGCACCAGAACGTACACAACGAGAACAACCCCTTCAAGTGCACCATCTGCGGCGAGAACTTCCAGCAGTCCTCGGAGCTCTTCCTGCACCAGAGGGCTCACATTGAAGACCAACCCTTTGAGTGCACggtctgcaagaagaaattcaagGACTCTTCAGAGCTGGTCGCTCATCAGCAGTTCCATGCACCCGAGAAGCCCTTCAAGTGTAGCGTTTGCCAGAAAGGCTTCAAGAAGTCCTCGCAGCTGGTGCGCCACCAGTACATCCACGGTGAGAAACCCTTCAAGTGCTCTGCCTGCGAGAAGGCCTTCCGGCACGCCTCGGAACTGCAGAGGCATCAGCGGGTGCACACTGGAGAGCGGCCCTTCAAGTGCACCCAGTGCGACAAGACCTTCAGCCAGTCTTCGCACCTGGCCCACCACCAGCGCATCCACTCGGGCGAGCGGCCCTATGACTGCAGCGTCTGCCACAAGAGCTTCAAGCATCGCTCGCACCTCGTGCGACACATGTGCGTGCACGCCGGCGAGGACATGTTCAAGTGTGTCATCTGCCACGTGGGCTTCAAGCAGCCGGGGGAGCTCTTGCAGCACCAGTGCACGACGGACAGCGAGCGTCCCTACAAGTGCAGCCAGTGCCCCAAGACCTTTAAGCGCGCATCCTACCTCCAGCACCACCAGCGTGTTCACTCGGGGGAGAGGCCTTTCAAGTGCACAACGTGCCAGATGAGCTTCAAGCAGCTGTATGCACTGGTCCGGCATCAACGCACCCATACGGGAGACAAACCCTACAAATGCACTGTGTGCGACAAGGGCTTCAGCGAATCCTCGCACCTCCTCTACCACCAGCACATTCACACTGGAGAGAGCCTCTTCCAGTGCACAGGATGCCAGAAGGGCTTCAAAGACTCCTCGGAGCTCTTGCGACATCGGTGTGCCCGTGTGGAGGGCAAGCCCTTCAAGTGCACTGTGTGTCAGAAGGCCTACAAGCGAGTCTCTGCCCTGCAGCTTCATGAGGCGACCCATGTCGAGGAGCGACCATTCAAGTGCAACGCCTGTGAGCGGCGCTTTGCATGCTCCTCCGAACTGGTAGAGCACCCGTGCCGTCCCGCTAAGGAGAAGCCCCTCAAGTGTAGCGACTGTGAGAAGCGGTTCAAGTACTCGTCAGACGTGGAGCGGCATCGGCGTGTGCACACCGGGGACAAACCTTTCAAGTGCATCACTTGTGACAAGGGCTTTAAGCAGAAGGAGCACCTGATAAAGCACCAGAATGTCCACGCCAGAGAGAATCAGT TCTGA
- the LOC127577304 gene encoding zinc finger protein 319-like isoform X5: MTECWEEHPAAPPLVENCIPQSNERALEFAIVFPADAALQQHQPLSAECSQKCNMCGQTITQLSELQQHPCFVNMNRFFQCAQCQKTFSQSTDLLQHQCGQVEEKPFICHVCKMGFSQLLALVQHQNVHNENNPFKCTICGENFQQSSELFLHQRAHIEDQPFECTVCKKKFKDSSELVAHQQFHAPEKPFKCSVCQKGFKKSSQLVRHQYIHGEKPFKCSACEKAFRHASELQRHQRVHTGERPFKCTQCDKTFSQSSHLAHHQRIHSGERPYDCSVCHKSFKHRSHLVRHMCVHAGEDMFKCVICHVGFKQPGELLQHQCTTDSERPYKCSQCPKTFKRASYLQHHQRVHSGERPFKCTTCQMSFKQLYALVRHQRTHTGDKPYKCTVCDKGFSESSHLLYHQHIHTGESLFQCTGCQKGFKDSSELLRHRCARVEGKPFKCTVCQKAYKRVSALQLHEATHVEERPFKCNACERRFACSSELVEHPCRPAKEKPLKCSDCEKRFKYSSDVERHRRVHTGDKPFKCITCDKGFKQKEHLIKHQNVHARENQCKCTWCGERFTELSYLQEHCLQHTAENSFEGSACGQ; encoded by the coding sequence ATGACTGAGTGTTGGGAGGAGCACCCAGCTGCCCCACCCCTGGTGGAGAACTGCATTCCCCAGAGTAATGAGCGAGCCCTCGAGTTTGCGATTGTGTTCCCAGCCGACGCAGCCCTGCAGCAACATCAGCCCTTGTCAGCTGAGTGCTCCCAAAAATGCAACATGTGCGGCCAGACCATCACACAGCTCTCCGAGCTTCAGCAGCACCCGTGCTTCGTTAACATGAATCGCTTCTTCCAGTGCGCCCAGTGCCAGAAGACATTCAGCCAGTCCACCGACCTCTTGCAGCACCAGTGCGGGCAAGTGGAGGAGAAGCCCTTCATCTGCCATGTCTGCAAAATGGGCTTCTCCCAGCTGCTGGCACTGGTCCAGCACCAGAACGTACACAACGAGAACAACCCCTTCAAGTGCACCATCTGCGGCGAGAACTTCCAGCAGTCCTCGGAGCTCTTCCTGCACCAGAGGGCTCACATTGAAGACCAACCCTTTGAGTGCACggtctgcaagaagaaattcaagGACTCTTCAGAGCTGGTCGCTCATCAGCAGTTCCATGCACCCGAGAAGCCCTTCAAGTGTAGCGTTTGCCAGAAAGGCTTCAAGAAGTCCTCGCAGCTGGTGCGCCACCAGTACATCCACGGTGAGAAACCCTTCAAGTGCTCTGCCTGCGAGAAGGCCTTCCGGCACGCCTCGGAACTGCAGAGGCATCAGCGGGTGCACACTGGAGAGCGGCCCTTCAAGTGCACCCAGTGCGACAAGACCTTCAGCCAGTCTTCGCACCTGGCCCACCACCAGCGCATCCACTCGGGCGAGCGGCCCTATGACTGCAGCGTCTGCCACAAGAGCTTCAAGCATCGCTCGCACCTCGTGCGACACATGTGCGTGCACGCCGGCGAGGACATGTTCAAGTGTGTCATCTGCCACGTGGGCTTCAAGCAGCCGGGGGAGCTCTTGCAGCACCAGTGCACGACGGACAGCGAGCGTCCCTACAAGTGCAGCCAGTGCCCCAAGACCTTTAAGCGCGCATCCTACCTCCAGCACCACCAGCGTGTTCACTCGGGGGAGAGGCCTTTCAAGTGCACAACGTGCCAGATGAGCTTCAAGCAGCTGTATGCACTGGTCCGGCATCAACGCACCCATACGGGAGACAAACCCTACAAATGCACTGTGTGCGACAAGGGCTTCAGCGAATCCTCGCACCTCCTCTACCACCAGCACATTCACACTGGAGAGAGCCTCTTCCAGTGCACAGGATGCCAGAAGGGCTTCAAAGACTCCTCGGAGCTCTTGCGACATCGGTGTGCCCGTGTGGAGGGCAAGCCCTTCAAGTGCACTGTGTGTCAGAAGGCCTACAAGCGAGTCTCTGCCCTGCAGCTTCATGAGGCGACCCATGTCGAGGAGCGACCATTCAAGTGCAACGCCTGTGAGCGGCGCTTTGCATGCTCCTCCGAACTGGTAGAGCACCCGTGCCGTCCCGCTAAGGAGAAGCCCCTCAAGTGTAGCGACTGTGAGAAGCGGTTCAAGTACTCGTCAGACGTGGAGCGGCATCGGCGTGTGCACACCGGGGACAAACCTTTCAAGTGCATCACTTGTGACAAGGGCTTTAAGCAGAAGGAGCACCTGATAAAGCACCAGAATGTCCACGCCAGAGAGAATCAGTGTAAGTGCACATGGTGCGGGGAGAGGTTTACAGAGCTGAGCTATCTACAGGAGCACTGCCTTCAACACACAGCGGAAAACTCCTTTGAAGGTTCTGCTTGTGGacagtga